A section of the Pedobacter sp. HDW13 genome encodes:
- the ruvB gene encoding Holliday junction branch migration DNA helicase RuvB, which yields MNEHLDPNADHLTPTDRDIERVLRPQAFEDFTGQEKVMENLKIFVQAAKLRGEALDHVLLHGPPGLGKTTLSHIIANEMATGIKVTSGPVLDKPGDLAGLLTGLDEGDILFIDEIHRLSPLVEEYLYSAMEDFKIDIMLETGPNARSVQISLNPFTLVGATTRSGLLTAPLRARFGINARLAYYDAKLLTTIVLRSSEILKTPISDEGAYEIARRSRGTPRIANALLRRTRDFAQIKGNGTIDPEIARYALDALNVDEHGLDEMDNRILTTIIDKFKGGPVGLKTIATAVGEDEGTIEEVYEPFLIQEGYIMRTSRGRETTEAAYKHLNRNYPGQSGRLF from the coding sequence ATGAATGAGCATCTAGATCCAAATGCAGATCACTTAACCCCTACCGATCGTGATATTGAGCGGGTGTTAAGACCACAGGCATTCGAAGATTTTACCGGGCAGGAAAAAGTGATGGAAAACCTGAAAATTTTTGTTCAGGCGGCAAAACTTCGTGGAGAAGCTTTGGATCATGTGCTGTTGCACGGTCCTCCGGGATTGGGTAAAACTACACTATCTCATATCATTGCCAACGAAATGGCAACCGGCATTAAAGTGACCTCCGGACCAGTATTGGATAAACCAGGCGATTTAGCTGGCTTGTTAACTGGTTTAGATGAAGGTGATATTTTGTTTATAGATGAGATTCACCGCTTATCACCTTTGGTTGAAGAGTATCTGTACTCTGCCATGGAAGATTTTAAGATCGACATTATGCTCGAAACTGGTCCTAACGCCCGTTCAGTGCAAATTTCGCTTAATCCCTTTACTTTGGTTGGCGCTACTACCCGCTCGGGTTTGTTAACTGCACCTTTACGTGCACGTTTTGGAATTAATGCGAGGTTGGCTTATTATGATGCTAAATTATTAACTACTATTGTACTGCGTTCATCCGAAATCTTGAAAACACCAATTAGTGATGAAGGCGCTTATGAAATTGCCCGACGTAGCCGTGGTACACCCCGTATTGCGAATGCACTTTTACGCAGAACCCGCGATTTTGCCCAGATTAAAGGAAATGGCACCATCGATCCAGAAATTGCACGCTATGCTTTAGATGCTTTAAACGTTGATGAACACGGTCTGGATGAAATGGATAACCGTATCCTGACCACCATTATCGATAAATTTAAAGGCGGCCCGGTGGGCTTAAAAACCATTGCCACAGCTGTTGGTGAAGATGAAGGTACTATTGAGGAGGTTTACGAACCGTTTTTAATACAGGAAGGTTACATCATGCGTACTTCGCGCGGCCGCGAGACTACCGAAGCAGCTTATAAACACTTGAACAGGAATTATCCCGGGCAAAGCGGGAGGTTGTTTTAA
- a CDS encoding 3-hydroxyacyl-CoA dehydrogenase family protein, with product MKQIAVIGSGTMGNGIAHTFAQFGYPVNLIDINQTALDKALDTIGKNLDRQVSKGTLTADQKAGTLQNIQTFTSLKDGVQHADLVVEAATENVDLKLNIFKELDQYAPAQAILASNTSSISITQIAAVTSRGDKVIGMHFMNPVPVMKLVEVIRGYATSDETTETIMELSENLAKVPVEVNDYPGFVANRILMPMINEAIYTLYEGVAGVYEIDTVMKLGMAHPMGPLQLADFIGLDVCLAILKVLFDGFGNPKYAPCPLLVNMVAAGKKGVKTGEGFYTYTAGSKDLVVAAKFKKS from the coding sequence ATGAAACAAATCGCAGTAATAGGATCGGGTACAATGGGAAATGGTATTGCCCATACCTTTGCACAATTCGGATACCCGGTAAACCTCATTGACATTAACCAAACAGCCTTAGATAAAGCGCTTGATACCATTGGCAAAAACCTCGACAGGCAGGTAAGTAAAGGCACGCTGACAGCTGATCAGAAAGCCGGAACGCTTCAAAATATTCAGACTTTCACCAGTTTAAAGGATGGTGTTCAGCATGCAGATTTAGTAGTAGAAGCAGCTACCGAAAACGTAGACCTGAAACTCAATATTTTTAAAGAACTTGATCAATACGCACCTGCGCAAGCTATCCTGGCTTCTAATACCTCCTCCATTTCCATTACCCAAATTGCTGCGGTAACTAGTCGGGGCGATAAAGTAATTGGTATGCACTTTATGAACCCCGTTCCGGTGATGAAGTTGGTAGAGGTGATTCGCGGTTATGCCACCAGTGATGAAACAACCGAAACGATCATGGAGCTATCTGAAAATTTAGCTAAAGTTCCGGTTGAAGTAAACGATTATCCCGGCTTTGTAGCAAACCGCATTTTAATGCCGATGATTAATGAAGCCATTTACACGCTTTATGAAGGTGTAGCGGGTGTTTACGAAATTGATACCGTAATGAAACTGGGCATGGCACACCCAATGGGTCCCTTGCAACTTGCTGATTTTATTGGCTTGGACGTTTGTTTGGCCATATTAAAAGTGCTGTTCGATGGTTTCGGAAATCCTAAATATGCACCTTGTCCTTTATTGGTAAACATGGTAGCTGCTGGTAAAAAAGGTGTTAAAACAGGCGAAGGCTTTTATACCTATACTGCAGGTTCAAAAGATTTGGTGGTAGCAGCTAAATTTAAAAAATCCTAA
- a CDS encoding SusC/RagA family TonB-linked outer membrane protein, which translates to MKRKLLKFLLFFIVLLGMKASAQERTVTGMVSAKEDGLPLPGVSVKVKGANNGVTTGANGTYTIKVPSGVHSLVYTFIGYKTREQNVNARNIDVVLESDVNSLDEVVVAAGGIKRAAREQGYASTRVDGESLTAGKSPTIAGGLAGKVAGLQINAVGSGVNPSYRLVLRGNRSITGNNQALIVLDGAVVPNALLGNLNPDDVDDITVLNGASGAALYGSDASNGALIITTKKGKQGTPVIKLSNTTVLEQVSFYPLLQNSFGSGSTSGAQVYDPIENQQYGPAFDGTLKPIGRVLENGTQQYATYSATDDKYDFWDTGVSNQTDFSISAADEKSSTYLSAQYLNGSGTTPKDEYTRIALRYNGSRNFSKNFTANYNASYTQNKYDITSATSTIYNNLLNTPGQIPLLSYKDWQNTSGWGSPDYYYNDYYENPYWAIDNYRQKTQNEYLTGLLELKYKATDWLDFTYRAAISNRYYKNKNSTTGFTYTQYTLDHSAKTNESSGVSDQMLSTSNFSTDFFANIKKDIKDFSINALVGTSLKSYNYKYLNASGSGLQVTDLYNLGNITGTPSADESNYNTRQYGVWADATIGYKKYLFLHLTGRNDWVSVLAPANRSFFYPAADVSFIPTDAFAFLKNSKVIDYMKIRAGISKVGNVNVGNSTNGGAYSLESTFDSQTGYGYGTGYTPNNTLVSNNLKPEITTGYEGGVDFRLFKGLVEGSVTYYNTSSTGQAIVAGVPITTGYSYYLLNTGELTNEGLETALHFTPIRKGDWKLTLGGNYTYNNNKLVSLSNDLTRIGVSNSSTIFGQVGQIYPVIIGSDYIRDPEGRVVVDKNTGYPVGKTEGNILGNTIPKNRLGLDFQLSYKGLTFSGLFEYRSNYVQYSSAGSTYDFSGSSARSAYYNREKFVFPNSSYYDSTTGTYVANNSITVSDGGAGFWTSSSLYSSVTNNYVYSGNYWKLRELALSYKLPSSVLRNIKFIKSATISAQGRNLFIWMPKSNEYADPDYSNNGADSNAVGITSLSQTPPTRYYGGTISLTF; encoded by the coding sequence ATGAAAAGAAAACTACTAAAGTTTTTGTTGTTCTTTATTGTTTTGCTGGGGATGAAGGCCTCAGCTCAGGAAAGAACGGTAACAGGAATGGTATCGGCAAAAGAAGACGGATTGCCGCTGCCCGGGGTAAGTGTTAAGGTAAAAGGAGCAAACAACGGGGTAACTACCGGGGCCAATGGCACTTATACCATCAAGGTGCCTTCGGGTGTACACAGTCTGGTGTATACGTTTATTGGCTATAAAACAAGAGAACAAAATGTAAATGCCAGAAATATCGATGTCGTACTCGAATCGGATGTAAACAGTCTGGATGAAGTAGTAGTGGCTGCCGGAGGTATAAAACGGGCCGCACGCGAGCAGGGTTATGCATCTACACGTGTAGATGGCGAATCGCTTACCGCAGGTAAATCGCCTACTATTGCCGGTGGTTTGGCAGGGAAAGTAGCCGGATTGCAGATTAATGCTGTAGGCAGTGGCGTTAATCCGAGCTATCGTTTGGTATTGAGGGGAAACCGCTCTATTACGGGCAATAACCAGGCGCTGATTGTATTGGATGGTGCGGTAGTGCCCAATGCTTTGCTTGGCAATCTAAACCCGGATGATGTAGACGATATTACCGTTTTAAATGGTGCCAGCGGTGCTGCGCTATATGGTTCTGATGCTTCGAACGGAGCCCTTATTATTACCACCAAAAAAGGTAAACAGGGAACGCCAGTAATTAAGCTTTCAAATACAACGGTGCTTGAGCAGGTTAGTTTTTATCCGCTTTTGCAAAACAGCTTTGGTTCAGGTTCTACTTCTGGTGCTCAGGTTTACGATCCGATTGAGAACCAGCAATACGGGCCAGCATTTGATGGTACTTTAAAACCTATCGGGCGCGTGCTCGAAAACGGCACACAACAGTACGCTACCTATTCGGCCACAGATGATAAATATGATTTCTGGGATACTGGTGTTTCTAACCAGACCGACTTTTCCATTTCTGCAGCTGATGAGAAATCATCAACCTATTTGTCTGCACAATATCTTAACGGATCAGGTACTACACCGAAAGATGAATATACCCGTATTGCTTTGAGATACAACGGGTCAAGAAATTTCAGCAAAAATTTCACAGCCAATTACAATGCAAGCTACACCCAGAATAAATATGATATTACCAGTGCAACTTCTACGATTTATAACAATTTATTGAATACGCCTGGTCAGATTCCATTATTGAGCTACAAAGACTGGCAAAATACTTCGGGCTGGGGAAGTCCGGATTATTATTATAACGACTATTATGAAAATCCGTATTGGGCTATCGATAATTACAGACAGAAAACGCAGAATGAGTATTTAACTGGTTTGTTAGAATTAAAGTATAAGGCTACTGATTGGTTAGATTTTACCTACAGGGCAGCTATCAGCAACCGCTACTACAAGAATAAGAACAGCACAACTGGTTTTACTTACACCCAGTACACGCTCGATCATTCGGCAAAAACCAACGAAAGCAGTGGCGTGTCTGATCAGATGTTAAGTACCAGCAACTTCAGTACCGACTTTTTTGCCAATATCAAGAAAGATATCAAAGATTTCTCGATCAATGCATTGGTGGGTACCTCTTTAAAAAGCTACAACTACAAATACCTCAATGCTTCGGGTAGTGGTTTACAGGTTACCGATTTGTATAACTTGGGTAACATTACCGGAACGCCTTCGGCCGATGAATCGAATTACAATACCCGTCAGTACGGCGTGTGGGCCGATGCAACCATTGGTTATAAAAAATATCTGTTTTTACACTTAACGGGCAGAAACGACTGGGTTTCGGTACTGGCACCAGCTAACAGATCATTCTTTTACCCTGCAGCCGATGTGTCATTTATCCCAACTGATGCTTTTGCTTTCTTAAAAAACAGCAAGGTAATCGATTACATGAAAATCAGGGCGGGTATTTCAAAAGTAGGTAACGTTAACGTGGGCAATAGTACCAACGGTGGTGCTTATTCGCTCGAGTCTACATTCGATTCGCAAACCGGTTATGGTTATGGAACTGGTTATACACCTAACAACACCCTGGTTTCGAACAACCTTAAACCCGAAATTACCACAGGTTACGAAGGTGGTGTAGATTTCAGGTTGTTTAAAGGTTTGGTTGAAGGTTCGGTAACTTATTACAATACCAGTTCTACCGGACAAGCTATTGTGGCCGGCGTACCTATTACGACCGGTTACAGCTATTATTTGCTTAACACCGGCGAATTAACCAACGAAGGTTTGGAAACAGCATTACATTTTACGCCAATCAGAAAAGGCGACTGGAAGCTAACCCTTGGCGGCAATTATACCTACAATAACAATAAATTGGTGTCATTATCTAACGATTTAACCCGCATTGGCGTAAGCAACAGTTCAACCATTTTTGGTCAGGTGGGCCAGATTTATCCGGTAATTATCGGTTCCGATTATATCCGCGATCCGGAAGGCAGGGTAGTGGTTGACAAAAATACAGGTTATCCTGTTGGTAAAACTGAAGGTAACATTTTAGGAAACACCATTCCGAAGAATAGATTGGGACTTGATTTTCAGTTAAGCTATAAAGGATTGACATTCTCAGGTCTCTTCGAATACCGCTCAAACTACGTCCAGTATAGCTCAGCAGGTTCTACTTACGATTTTTCAGGCTCTTCTGCCCGTAGCGCTTATTACAATAGAGAGAAATTTGTATTCCCTAATTCTTCTTATTACGACAGTACAACAGGCACCTATGTAGCCAACAATAGCATTACTGTTTCTGATGGCGGTGCAGGTTTCTGGACTAGCAGCAGTTTGTATTCGAGCGTAACCAACAACTATGTGTATTCGGGAAATTACTGGAAACTGCGTGAACTGGCACTATCTTATAAACTGCCATCGTCGGTATTGCGGAATATAAAGTTTATCAAATCGGCTACAATTAGTGCACAAGGCAGAAATTTATTTATCTGGATGCCAAAATCGAACGAATACGCTGATCCTGATTACAGCAATAACGGTGCAGACAGCAATGCAGTAGGGATTACTTCACTTTCGCAAACCCCTCCAACCAGATATTATGGAGGTACTATATCATTAACTTTCTAA
- a CDS encoding SusD/RagB family nutrient-binding outer membrane lipoprotein, with the protein MKRLLNLSITLITVFALQSCKKSYLDINENTNAATSSSPNLVLPAVLNNTASNFITYFNYGAWMAGYQANAGGYSFTGSTFFTYNWNSGTNNGLFNSAFTDLRSYQYIITSTTGVNKYVLYNAVARIMKSYYYQILVDEYGNVPYTEGLAGVDNLTPHYDDAATVYKALVTEIDAAIKDLQTYGSSSVVSALGSADIVFKGDATKWIKFANNIKLRILTRAQAGTLAAYATSAFGTFSAEGFLTEDVTINPGYVSTSARQNPLWNTYHSSYTGSNGAYAAQQIPTRWIFSFYNGTKLSDATRGALIYKNYVAGTTPINQLGNETNVSSWISGYPAWYIGVGTALNAPETQGIIKSRVMGQLIMPAAETYFLLAEAALNGHMLSGDAATNFDNGIKASYNYLQKTGASTTSATAAVLDAYLTAYKTANAGNYLVNYSAAATAAQRLEAIITQKYIALNFVDGYEAWQEYKRTGYPAISGTGATTTFVSLQSSATSADKLPVRNLYPTTEYNLNPNVPTGLSAYTSKIFWDVN; encoded by the coding sequence ATGAAAAGACTTTTAAATTTATCGATCACCCTGATTACTGTTTTTGCGCTGCAAAGCTGTAAGAAAAGCTATCTGGATATCAACGAAAATACCAACGCTGCAACATCATCATCTCCAAACCTGGTTTTGCCGGCAGTATTGAACAACACAGCTTCAAATTTTATTACTTATTTCAATTACGGTGCATGGATGGCAGGCTATCAGGCCAACGCCGGTGGTTATTCGTTTACCGGATCAACCTTTTTTACCTATAACTGGAATTCGGGCACCAACAACGGCTTGTTTAACTCGGCATTTACCGATTTGAGGAGCTATCAGTACATCATCACCTCTACTACAGGCGTAAATAAATATGTGCTGTATAATGCAGTAGCACGGATTATGAAATCGTATTACTACCAGATTTTGGTAGATGAGTACGGCAATGTACCCTATACCGAAGGTTTGGCTGGTGTAGATAACCTGACCCCGCATTACGATGATGCAGCCACGGTTTATAAAGCGCTGGTTACCGAAATAGATGCAGCCATTAAAGACCTGCAAACTTACGGTTCAAGTTCGGTGGTGAGCGCATTAGGAAGTGCCGATATTGTGTTTAAAGGCGACGCCACTAAATGGATCAAGTTTGCCAACAATATTAAACTGCGCATTTTAACCCGTGCACAGGCTGGTACGCTGGCTGCTTATGCAACAAGTGCATTCGGTACTTTTTCTGCTGAAGGATTTTTAACTGAAGATGTGACCATTAACCCTGGTTATGTGAGTACAAGTGCGCGTCAAAATCCTTTGTGGAATACTTATCACTCTTCTTATACTGGTAGTAATGGTGCTTATGCCGCACAACAGATTCCTACCCGCTGGATTTTTTCTTTCTACAACGGTACCAAACTGTCTGACGCTACGCGTGGTGCGCTTATCTACAAAAACTATGTGGCAGGCACTACACCAATTAACCAGTTGGGTAACGAAACCAATGTGAGTTCATGGATTTCGGGTTATCCGGCCTGGTACATCGGCGTTGGAACTGCGCTAAATGCACCAGAAACCCAGGGAATTATTAAAAGCAGGGTAATGGGACAGTTAATTATGCCTGCTGCAGAAACTTATTTCCTATTGGCCGAAGCTGCCTTAAATGGTCACATGCTATCAGGCGATGCTGCTACCAATTTCGATAATGGCATTAAAGCATCTTACAATTACCTTCAAAAAACGGGTGCCAGCACTACTTCGGCTACTGCTGCTGTTTTAGATGCTTACTTAACGGCTTACAAAACCGCAAATGCAGGCAACTATCTCGTGAATTATAGCGCCGCAGCTACTGCCGCACAACGTTTGGAAGCCATTATTACACAAAAATACATTGCATTAAATTTTGTTGATGGTTACGAGGCCTGGCAAGAGTACAAAAGGACAGGCTATCCGGCAATCTCAGGTACAGGAGCGACCACAACTTTTGTATCGCTGCAATCGTCGGCAACATCGGCCGATAAACTTCCGGTTAGAAACCTTTACCCAACTACCGAGTATAACCTTAACCCCAATGTACCAACAGGGCTAAGCGCTTACACTTCAAAGATTTTTTGGGATGTTAACTAA
- a CDS encoding DUF1735 domain-containing protein: MKNYKKISLALLVFAAGLTSCTKQDGIYTENGSVGIIELADLPSRTSSTAYAVATKSFDAATSIDFPVTINYTGVDGAPEDVNLVLAFDDAAVATMSSSYTVLPTSLYTVPSYNVTIPKGSKTATFHLTLNTAAFDFTKTYALGIKIKSASSGTISSNYGTGVFLIVAKNKYDGVYTVTASSAMVDNTSATLVGYYPMTQELRTTGATSVVEYDGYLYANNYYHPIKSGTSTSAYGNFAPIFTMDADGNVTSVTNYYGQGTNSSVRAARLNPAGVNKFTVSGNTKVLEVSYIMTQSGADRTFFYEKWTYTKAR, from the coding sequence ATGAAAAATTATAAAAAAATTAGCCTTGCATTGCTGGTATTCGCTGCAGGTCTTACATCTTGTACCAAACAAGATGGCATTTATACCGAAAACGGCTCCGTTGGGATTATTGAACTGGCCGATTTGCCTTCGAGAACGAGCTCTACGGCCTATGCTGTAGCCACCAAATCTTTTGATGCTGCAACTTCCATTGACTTTCCAGTAACGATAAACTATACAGGTGTAGATGGAGCACCTGAAGATGTAAACCTGGTTTTAGCTTTCGACGATGCGGCCGTGGCCACCATGAGTAGCAGCTATACCGTGTTACCTACTTCATTGTACACTGTACCCAGCTACAATGTAACAATCCCGAAAGGATCAAAAACGGCAACTTTTCACCTTACATTGAATACAGCTGCTTTCGATTTCACCAAAACCTACGCGTTAGGCATTAAAATCAAATCTGCTTCTTCCGGAACCATTAGCAGTAATTATGGAACAGGGGTGTTTTTAATTGTGGCCAAAAACAAGTATGATGGCGTATATACCGTAACCGCTTCGAGCGCGATGGTTGATAACACTTCGGCTACTTTGGTAGGCTATTATCCCATGACTCAGGAATTGAGGACTACCGGAGCTACATCTGTAGTAGAATATGATGGCTATCTGTATGCCAACAATTATTATCACCCGATTAAAAGCGGTACATCTACTTCTGCTTACGGAAACTTTGCTCCGATATTTACAATGGATGCCGATGGCAATGTAACTTCGGTAACCAATTATTACGGACAGGGAACCAACTCATCTGTGCGGGCGGCAAGGTTAAATCCGGCAGGGGTAAACAAGTTTACTGTTTCGGGTAATACCAAAGTTTTAGAAGTAAGTTACATCATGACACAGTCTGGTGCCGACAGGACATTCTTCTATGAAAAATGGACTTACACTAAAGCAAGATAA
- the pdxH gene encoding pyridoxamine 5'-phosphate oxidase — protein sequence MQVTNEFLQNLRQDYKSASLDESDVDNDPIVQFKKWFEHAVEAKIYEPNVMTLATADKSGRPDARIVLLKGADEQGFRFYTNYLSAKGKELKRNPYACLVFHWPELERQVRIEGSVEKLDKETSEAYFNTRPEESQIGAIASPQSQVIPDRAFLEQKVVDFKAKNQDKTIVKPAHWGGYVVKPTRIEFWQGRSSRLHDRINFEWIKGSWVKSRLAP from the coding sequence ATGCAAGTTACAAATGAATTTCTACAAAACCTGCGCCAAGATTACAAAAGCGCTTCACTAGACGAATCAGACGTAGACAACGATCCGATTGTACAGTTTAAAAAATGGTTTGAACACGCTGTTGAAGCTAAAATATACGAGCCCAATGTTATGACGCTGGCTACAGCCGATAAATCTGGCCGACCTGACGCACGTATCGTGCTGCTAAAAGGTGCTGATGAGCAGGGCTTCAGGTTTTACACTAATTACCTGAGTGCCAAAGGAAAAGAGCTAAAGAGAAATCCTTATGCGTGCCTGGTATTTCACTGGCCCGAACTGGAGCGACAGGTAAGAATTGAAGGTTCGGTTGAAAAACTGGATAAAGAAACCTCAGAGGCTTATTTTAATACCCGGCCTGAAGAAAGCCAGATTGGTGCAATTGCTTCGCCGCAAAGTCAGGTGATACCCGACAGGGCTTTTTTAGAACAAAAAGTTGTCGATTTTAAAGCTAAAAACCAGGATAAAACGATTGTTAAACCTGCACACTGGGGCGGCTATGTGGTAAAACCTACACGTATAGAGTTTTGGCAAGGACGCAGCAGCAGGTTGCACGACAGGATCAATTTCGAGTGGATTAAGGGCAGCTGGGTGAAAAGCAGATTGGCTCCTTAG
- a CDS encoding YqgE/AlgH family protein — translation MLNNIKPKTGRLLISEPFMADPNFKRSVVLLTEHGEEGTVGYILNQVGNLILNDVIQDLWQADNHIYFGGPVAADTLHFIHRCYDKLQSGEPIGDGLYWGGNFETLKILMNTNTISADEIKFFMGYSGWGVGQLDREIEENAWMVSNIPNVDLIFGNDDEKLWRDVIVHLGPKFAHVSNFPIDPNLN, via the coding sequence ATGCTTAACAACATTAAACCGAAAACTGGCCGCTTGCTGATCTCAGAACCCTTTATGGCCGATCCGAATTTTAAAAGATCAGTTGTACTGTTAACCGAGCATGGCGAAGAGGGGACGGTTGGCTATATCCTTAATCAGGTAGGAAACTTAATTTTAAATGATGTAATACAGGATTTGTGGCAGGCCGATAACCACATTTATTTCGGCGGTCCGGTAGCTGCCGATACCTTGCATTTTATACACCGTTGTTACGATAAACTGCAAAGTGGCGAGCCTATTGGCGATGGCTTATACTGGGGCGGTAATTTCGAAACACTTAAAATCCTGATGAATACCAATACCATAAGTGCTGATGAAATTAAGTTTTTTATGGGTTACTCGGGTTGGGGTGTAGGGCAATTAGATCGCGAGATTGAGGAAAACGCTTGGATGGTAAGCAATATCCCTAATGTTGATCTGATTTTTGGTAACGATGATGAAAAGCTCTGGCGCGATGTAATTGTGCACTTAGGGCCAAAATTTGCGCATGTTAGTAATTTTCCAATTGACCCTAATTTAAATTAA
- the purE gene encoding 5-(carboxyamino)imidazole ribonucleotide mutase, producing the protein MSNTNSPNFSVGIIMGSKSDLPVMQDAADILKEFGISYEITVVSAHRTPERMFNYAKEAQGRGLKVIIAGAGGAAHLPGMVASITTLPVIGVPVKSSNSIDGWDSILSILQMPNGIPVATVALNAAKNAGLLAAQILATADESLTVKMQAYKDELRRKVEESADTL; encoded by the coding sequence ATGAGCAATACAAATTCACCAAACTTCAGTGTCGGCATAATAATGGGTAGCAAATCGGACTTACCGGTTATGCAGGATGCTGCTGATATACTAAAAGAATTTGGAATCAGTTACGAAATTACAGTGGTTTCGGCGCACAGAACGCCTGAACGCATGTTCAATTATGCCAAGGAAGCACAAGGCAGAGGCTTAAAAGTAATTATTGCCGGTGCTGGCGGTGCTGCACACTTACCTGGCATGGTGGCTTCGATCACAACGCTACCCGTTATTGGTGTACCGGTAAAATCATCGAACTCTATTGATGGTTGGGATAGTATTTTATCAATCCTACAAATGCCAAATGGTATTCCGGTGGCTACAGTTGCTTTAAATGCGGCTAAAAATGCAGGTTTACTGGCCGCTCAGATTTTAGCTACTGCTGATGAATCTTTAACTGTAAAAATGCAGGCTTATAAAGATGAACTAAGGCGAAAAGTAGAAGAATCTGCAGATACTCTCTAA
- a CDS encoding 5-(carboxyamino)imidazole ribonucleotide synthase, whose amino-acid sequence MAKQISELKLGILGGGQLGRMLIQQAINYNVTSLVLDPDPDAPCKHIANYFENGSITDFDTVYNFGKKADIITIEIEKVNIDALEQLEKEGKKVFPQSRVIRLIQDKGVQKQFFKENDIPTSPFQIVNTKEDMENSQFQFPYILKLRKDGYDGKGVMKINSAADLDKAFDAPCIIEKLVDFEKEVAVIVARNANGDMKTFPMVEMEFNPEANLVEFLISPSTFGESLQQKAENIAKNIASAMNITGILAVEMFVCKDGELLVNEVAPRPHNSGHQTIEGNYVSQFEQHLRAIYNLPLGDTSSITNAIMINLLGEKGYEGVAKYENLEKILAIDGVYVHLYGKKYTKPFRKMGHATIVDIDRDKAIEKARFVQKTLRVIA is encoded by the coding sequence ATGGCAAAACAGATAAGCGAATTAAAATTAGGTATTTTAGGTGGTGGACAATTGGGCCGGATGCTCATCCAGCAAGCCATCAATTACAATGTTACTTCATTGGTTTTAGATCCTGATCCAGATGCGCCCTGTAAACACATCGCAAATTACTTCGAAAACGGCTCGATTACCGATTTTGATACGGTTTATAATTTCGGCAAAAAAGCAGACATCATTACCATCGAAATTGAAAAGGTAAATATAGATGCACTGGAGCAACTGGAAAAAGAAGGTAAAAAGGTTTTCCCGCAGTCGCGCGTAATCCGTTTAATACAAGATAAAGGCGTACAAAAACAGTTTTTTAAGGAGAACGATATTCCTACTTCACCGTTTCAGATTGTGAATACGAAAGAAGATATGGAAAACAGCCAGTTTCAGTTTCCATATATCTTAAAGCTGAGAAAAGACGGTTACGACGGAAAAGGCGTAATGAAAATAAACAGTGCCGCCGATTTGGATAAAGCCTTTGATGCGCCTTGTATTATCGAAAAATTGGTTGATTTTGAAAAAGAAGTGGCTGTAATTGTGGCTCGTAATGCCAACGGCGACATGAAAACATTTCCGATGGTAGAAATGGAATTTAATCCGGAAGCCAACTTGGTTGAATTTTTGATTTCTCCTTCAACTTTTGGTGAAAGTTTACAGCAAAAAGCCGAAAACATTGCCAAAAATATTGCTTCAGCTATGAACATTACCGGCATTTTAGCAGTAGAAATGTTCGTTTGCAAAGATGGCGAGTTATTGGTAAACGAAGTGGCTCCACGCCCACACAACAGTGGTCACCAAACTATTGAGGGCAATTATGTTTCGCAATTTGAACAACACTTACGTGCCATTTACAACCTTCCATTAGGCGATACCAGCAGCATAACTAATGCAATTATGATTAACCTGTTGGGCGAAAAAGGCTATGAAGGTGTAGCGAAATATGAAAATTTAGAAAAAATATTAGCCATTGATGGTGTTTATGTGCACTTGTATGGTAAGAAATACACCAAGCCTTTCCGTAAAATGGGGCATGCAACCATTGTTGATATTGACAGGGACAAAGCCATTGAAAAAGCACGGTTTGTACAAAAAACATTACGCGTAATTGCATAA